The proteins below come from a single Piscinibacter gummiphilus genomic window:
- a CDS encoding riboflavin synthase, with translation MFTGIITGVGRITNVKTLGADASHGKQLAIETPAGYLDDVQLGDSIALNGACMTVTTFDAAAHRFTIDISAESLDKTAGLDQPGPVNLEKALRAHDRLGGHIVSGHVDGIGEVSHFAPVGESWELRIQAPKALAKFLAYKGSITVNGVSLTVNRVADLPGACEFSINLIPHTIDNTALGALKAGSKVNLEIDLIARYVERMLTPGISA, from the coding sequence ATGTTCACAGGCATCATCACCGGCGTCGGCCGCATCACCAACGTCAAGACACTCGGCGCCGACGCCTCGCACGGCAAGCAGCTCGCCATCGAAACGCCCGCCGGCTACCTCGACGACGTGCAACTCGGCGACAGCATCGCGCTGAACGGCGCCTGCATGACCGTTACCACCTTCGACGCCGCAGCACACCGCTTCACCATCGACATCTCGGCCGAGAGCCTCGACAAGACCGCCGGCCTCGACCAGCCCGGCCCGGTGAACCTGGAAAAAGCCCTGCGCGCCCACGACCGCCTGGGCGGCCACATCGTCAGCGGCCACGTCGATGGCATCGGCGAGGTGAGCCACTTCGCCCCGGTCGGCGAATCGTGGGAGCTGCGCATCCAGGCGCCCAAGGCGCTCGCCAAGTTCCTCGCCTACAAGGGCTCGATCACCGTCAACGGCGTGAGCCTCACCGTCAACCGCGTGGCCGACCTGCCGGGTGCGTGCGAGTTCAGCATCAACCTCATCCCGCACACCATCGACAACACGGCGCTGGGCGCGCTCAAGGCCGGCTCGAAGGTCAACCTCGAGATCGACCTCATCGCCCGCTATGTCGAGCGCATGCTGACTCCCGGCATTTCTGCCTAG
- the ribBA gene encoding bifunctional 3,4-dihydroxy-2-butanone-4-phosphate synthase/GTP cyclohydrolase II yields the protein MPISPVPELIAELAAGRMVILVDEEDRENEGDLVLAADHVTPEAINFMAKYGRGLICLTLTRERCERLRLPPMAQRNGTQHGTAFTVSIEAATGVTTGISAADRARTIEAAVAKDAQASDLVQPGHIFPLQAKDGGVLMRAGHTEAGCDLAAMAGLSPASVICEIMKDDGTMARLPDLEVFAKEHGLKIGTIADLIGYRSRNESLIERLSQRELATPYGTFQGTVFRDRTGGVHLTLSHGPINTGEEVLVRVHEPLSVMDLLDTGSCGHSWPLPKALQAVQKAGRGVAVLMNCSADTSSLLTRLGAPADTLAPRGQMDLRTYGIGAQILRELGVTKMKLLGSPRRMPSMTGYGLEVTGFLAPEH from the coding sequence ATGCCCATTTCACCCGTCCCAGAGCTCATCGCCGAGCTCGCAGCAGGCCGCATGGTCATCCTCGTCGACGAGGAAGATCGCGAAAACGAGGGCGACCTCGTCCTCGCCGCCGACCACGTGACCCCCGAAGCGATCAATTTCATGGCCAAGTACGGCCGTGGCCTGATCTGCCTCACGCTCACCCGCGAACGCTGCGAGCGCCTGCGCCTGCCGCCCATGGCCCAGCGCAACGGCACGCAGCACGGCACCGCCTTCACCGTGTCGATCGAAGCGGCCACCGGCGTGACCACCGGCATCTCGGCGGCCGACCGTGCCCGCACCATCGAGGCCGCCGTCGCCAAAGACGCACAGGCCAGCGACCTGGTGCAGCCCGGCCACATCTTCCCGCTCCAGGCCAAGGACGGCGGCGTGCTCATGCGCGCCGGCCACACCGAAGCCGGCTGTGACCTCGCCGCGATGGCGGGCCTCTCCCCCGCCTCGGTGATCTGCGAGATCATGAAAGACGATGGCACGATGGCCCGTCTGCCTGATCTCGAAGTGTTCGCCAAGGAACACGGCCTCAAGATCGGCACCATCGCCGACCTCATCGGTTACCGCAGCCGCAACGAGAGCCTGATCGAGCGTCTGAGCCAGCGTGAACTCGCCACGCCCTACGGCACGTTCCAGGGCACCGTCTTCCGCGACCGCACCGGCGGCGTTCACCTCACCCTCTCTCACGGCCCCATCAACACCGGTGAAGAAGTGCTGGTGCGTGTGCACGAACCCTTGTCGGTGATGGACCTGCTCGACACCGGCAGCTGCGGCCATTCGTGGCCGCTGCCCAAGGCCCTGCAGGCCGTGCAGAAAGCCGGCCGCGGCGTGGCCGTGCTGATGAACTGCTCGGCCGACACCAGCTCGCTGCTGACCCGCCTGGGCGCGCCGGCCGACACCCTCGCCCCGCGCGGCCAGATGGACCTGCGCACCTACGGCATCGGCGCGCAGATCCTGCGCGAGCTGGGTGTGACCAAGATGAAGCTCCTCGGCAGCCCGCGCCGCATGCCCAGCATGACCGGCTACGGCCTGGAAGTGACCGGCTTCCTCGCCCCTGAACACTGA
- the ribH gene encoding 6,7-dimethyl-8-ribityllumazine synthase, with the protein MQDADKGEAADLDGTNLRIGIVQARFNEPLTSALAKACIAELETLGVALKHIKHVTVPGALEVPVALNAMAQSDRFDALIALGCIIRGETYHFELVANESGQGVTRIALDHELPIANAILTVENEAQAWARAEEKGRDAARVAVEMANLLEDLS; encoded by the coding sequence ATGCAAGACGCTGACAAAGGCGAAGCCGCCGACCTCGACGGCACCAATCTGCGCATCGGCATCGTGCAGGCGCGTTTCAACGAGCCCCTCACGAGCGCGCTGGCCAAGGCCTGCATCGCCGAACTCGAAACCCTGGGCGTGGCGCTCAAGCACATCAAGCACGTGACGGTGCCCGGCGCCCTCGAAGTGCCGGTGGCGCTGAATGCGATGGCGCAAAGCGATCGCTTCGACGCACTGATCGCACTCGGCTGCATCATCCGCGGCGAGACCTACCACTTCGAACTCGTGGCCAACGAAAGCGGCCAGGGTGTCACCCGCATCGCGCTCGACCACGAGCTGCCGATCGCCAACGCCATCCTCACCGTCGAGAACGAAGCGCAGGCCTGGGCCCGCGCCGAAGAAAAAGGCCGCGACGCCGCCCGTGTGGCCGTCGAGATGGCCAACCTGCTGGAAGACCTCTCGTGA
- the nusB gene encoding transcription antitermination factor NusB, translating into MTTEPKKAHPGKPGGKPGGKPKAGGNKAGAPKSARRRSREIALQGLYEWLLSGSDAGVVDAHVREQEGFDKCDSAHFDALLHGCIDEAADIDAVLARHVDRKTTELSPIEHGVLMIGTYELKHCIDIPYKVAINEAVELAKSFGGTDGHKYVNGVLDKAAVDLRPVEVEAFRASRR; encoded by the coding sequence GTGACCACTGAGCCCAAGAAGGCCCACCCTGGCAAACCGGGCGGCAAGCCTGGTGGCAAGCCCAAGGCCGGCGGCAACAAGGCCGGTGCGCCCAAGTCGGCCCGCCGCCGCTCGCGCGAGATCGCCCTGCAAGGCCTCTACGAATGGCTGCTGTCCGGCAGCGATGCCGGTGTGGTCGACGCCCACGTGCGCGAGCAGGAAGGCTTCGACAAATGCGACAGCGCGCACTTCGACGCGCTGTTGCACGGCTGCATCGACGAAGCGGCTGACATCGATGCGGTGCTCGCCCGCCACGTCGACCGCAAGACCACCGAGCTCTCGCCCATCGAGCACGGCGTGCTGATGATCGGCACCTACGAGCTCAAGCACTGCATCGACATCCCCTACAAGGTGGCGATCAACGAAGCGGTGGAACTGGCCAAAAGCTTCGGCGGGACCGACGGCCACAAGTACGTGAACGGCGTGCTCGACAAGGCAGCGGTCGACCTGCGGCCGGTGGAGGTCGAGGCTTTCCGCGCCTCGCGCCGCTGA
- a CDS encoding pyridoxal phosphate-dependent aminotransferase, protein MKLAARLDHIEPFYVMECAKAASELAASPVCDPAQGGRPMIFLNIGEPDFTAPPLVQAAAQRCLTQGRTQYTPATGLPALREKLSQWYRDRFGLDIPARRIVITAGASGALQLACLALVDRGDEVLMPDPSYACNRHFVAAADGVPVLLPSPPEHRFQLDAAGVESAWTPRTRGVLLASPSNPTGTSIAHDEMGRIAEVVRKRGGVTIVDEIYLGLSFDEAYGHSALAHGDDIVSINSFSKYFSMTGWRLGWMVLPESLVAPVEKLAQNLYICASTVSQHAALACFEPECLAEYERRRGEFKARRDFLVPALNQLGLTVPVMPDGAFYAWADCSQHAASSRDFAFDLMRRAQVAVTPGRDFGPHAGERYLRFSYASSMDSLTEAVARLHQLLHVT, encoded by the coding sequence ATGAAGCTCGCGGCCCGGCTCGATCACATCGAGCCCTTCTACGTGATGGAGTGCGCCAAGGCAGCCTCCGAGCTCGCCGCGAGCCCCGTCTGCGACCCGGCCCAGGGCGGCCGGCCGATGATTTTCCTGAACATCGGAGAGCCCGACTTCACTGCGCCGCCGCTGGTGCAAGCCGCCGCCCAACGCTGCCTCACGCAAGGCCGCACACAGTACACCCCGGCGACCGGCCTGCCGGCGTTGCGCGAGAAGCTGAGCCAGTGGTATCGCGACCGTTTCGGCCTCGACATCCCGGCCCGCCGCATCGTCATCACCGCCGGTGCCTCGGGCGCGCTGCAGCTGGCCTGCCTCGCGCTCGTCGACCGTGGCGACGAAGTGCTGATGCCCGACCCGAGCTATGCCTGCAACCGCCATTTCGTGGCGGCGGCGGATGGCGTGCCGGTGTTGCTGCCCTCGCCGCCCGAGCACCGCTTCCAGCTCGATGCGGCTGGAGTCGAATCCGCATGGACACCGCGCACCCGCGGTGTGCTGCTCGCCTCGCCCTCCAACCCCACCGGCACCTCCATCGCCCACGACGAGATGGGCCGTATTGCCGAAGTGGTGCGCAAGCGCGGCGGCGTGACGATCGTCGACGAGATCTACCTCGGTCTGAGCTTCGACGAGGCGTACGGCCACAGCGCGCTCGCCCACGGCGACGACATCGTCTCGATCAACAGCTTCAGCAAGTACTTCTCGATGACCGGCTGGCGCCTGGGCTGGATGGTGCTGCCGGAATCGCTCGTGGCCCCGGTCGAGAAGCTGGCCCAGAACCTCTACATCTGCGCCTCCACCGTCTCGCAACACGCCGCTCTCGCCTGCTTCGAGCCCGAGTGCCTGGCCGAGTACGAGCGCCGCCGTGGCGAGTTCAAGGCGCGGCGCGATTTCCTGGTGCCGGCGCTGAACCAGCTCGGCCTGACCGTCCCCGTCATGCCCGATGGCGCCTTCTACGCCTGGGCCGACTGCAGCCAGCATGCCGCCAGCAGCCGGGATTTCGCCTTCGACCTGATGCGCCGCGCCCAGGTGGCCGTGACACCGGGTCGGGATTTCGGCCCCCATGCCGGTGAACGTTATCTGCGCTTCTCCTACGCCAGCAGCATGGACAGCCTCACCGAGGCTGTGGCGCGCCTGCACCAGTTGCTGCACGTCACGTGA
- a CDS encoding serine/threonine-protein kinase: MTGPDSEPLPSVPSNPQLPPDSAPWVDTEEMSVDFPAATPQVTRTVTPAANGKGQDMATIGHIGRYALKYQIGEGGLGRVFAAHDPLLSRLIAIKTLNLEIAAEEREAFNALFLNEARAAGGLSHPHIVTVFDAGVSDQGAYIAMELLKGRDLRQLRLEGWKPTPTQAALIVRRVSDALAYAHSKGVVHRDIKPANIFMVGRTQPRVLDFGIARVAHQHENEGDIAGGSPYYMSPEQVQHAAVDRRTDVFSLGVVLYELLTGTRPFRGNSLQEITGAVVSLVPPKAHEVDASVPRALSEITAKAMEKNPDDRYRSARALSRELRHWLEEHAQQESQEAAEEGLAGGKKPVVWALAAVGALAVAATAWWALSSRGPAPDTAHEMAQAAAPVVAQVVTAPPAAAPEVASAPAPVVDNASPAVDPAASAAPTASLPAPAPAAAPVAPTPAPAPVQVAQVDKTEPAPAKAAAAKKETPKERRVREAREREARRASGAVAATGTLRIAVSPWGNVEVDGKPVGTTPPLNELTLSEGRHTITIRNDEFPPFSASVTIVPGQPVSLKHRFGS; the protein is encoded by the coding sequence ATGACTGGCCCTGACTCCGAACCGCTGCCGTCCGTCCCGAGCAACCCTCAGTTGCCGCCGGACTCTGCGCCCTGGGTCGACACGGAAGAGATGTCGGTCGACTTTCCGGCCGCCACGCCGCAGGTCACGCGCACCGTGACCCCCGCTGCCAATGGCAAGGGGCAGGACATGGCGACCATCGGCCACATCGGCCGCTATGCCCTCAAGTACCAGATCGGCGAAGGCGGCCTCGGCCGTGTGTTCGCCGCGCACGACCCGCTGCTGTCGCGGCTGATCGCGATCAAGACCCTGAACCTCGAGATCGCGGCCGAGGAGCGCGAGGCGTTCAACGCGCTCTTCCTGAACGAAGCACGCGCCGCCGGTGGCCTGAGCCACCCGCACATCGTCACGGTGTTCGATGCCGGCGTGAGCGACCAGGGCGCCTACATCGCGATGGAACTGCTCAAGGGCCGCGACCTGCGCCAGCTGCGCCTCGAAGGCTGGAAGCCCACGCCCACGCAAGCCGCGCTCATCGTGCGCCGTGTCTCCGATGCACTCGCCTACGCCCACTCCAAGGGCGTGGTGCACCGGGACATCAAGCCGGCCAACATCTTCATGGTCGGCCGCACGCAGCCGCGCGTGCTCGACTTCGGCATCGCCCGCGTGGCGCACCAGCACGAGAACGAGGGCGACATCGCCGGCGGCTCGCCGTACTACATGTCGCCCGAGCAGGTGCAGCACGCTGCCGTCGACCGCCGCACCGACGTGTTCTCGCTCGGCGTCGTGCTCTATGAGTTGCTAACCGGCACGCGCCCGTTCCGCGGCAATTCGCTGCAAGAGATCACCGGCGCCGTCGTCTCGCTCGTGCCGCCCAAGGCGCACGAGGTGGATGCCAGCGTGCCCCGCGCCTTGTCCGAGATCACGGCCAAGGCGATGGAGAAGAACCCCGACGACCGCTACCGCTCGGCCCGCGCCCTGTCGCGCGAGCTGCGCCATTGGCTGGAAGAGCACGCCCAGCAGGAAAGCCAGGAAGCCGCCGAAGAAGGCCTCGCCGGCGGCAAGAAGCCCGTCGTCTGGGCGCTGGCCGCCGTGGGTGCTCTCGCCGTCGCCGCCACCGCCTGGTGGGCGCTTTCGTCGCGCGGGCCCGCGCCAGACACCGCACACGAGATGGCGCAGGCCGCTGCGCCCGTCGTCGCGCAGGTCGTGACGGCGCCGCCCGCCGCGGCCCCCGAGGTGGCCTCCGCGCCTGCCCCCGTGGTCGACAACGCCTCGCCCGCGGTCGACCCTGCGGCGTCGGCCGCCCCGACTGCCAGCCTGCCAGCGCCTGCGCCGGCCGCCGCCCCGGTCGCGCCCACACCCGCTCCGGCGCCGGTCCAGGTGGCCCAGGTCGACAAGACCGAGCCCGCCCCGGCCAAGGCGGCCGCAGCCAAAAAGGAAACACCCAAGGAGCGCCGCGTCCGCGAGGCCCGCGAGCGCGAGGCCCGGCGCGCCTCGGGCGCCGTGGCCGCCACCGGCACGCTGCGCATCGCCGTGAGCCCCTGGGGCAACGTGGAAGTCGACGGCAAGCCGGTGGGCACCACGCCCCCGCTCAACGAGCTGACGCTCAGCGAAGGCCGCCACACCATCACCATCCGCAACGACGAGTTCCCGCCGTTCAGCGCCAGCGTCACCATCGTGCCGGGCCAGCCGGTTTCACTCAAACACCGCTTCGGATCATGA
- a CDS encoding TssQ family T6SS-associated lipoprotein encodes MRTLFGTALVSVALAALTGCVTQPKQAPVGLLDVISRPAEKALQSGLRAYDDAQYADAERQLNNALKAGLVSPRDQAEAHKVLAFIYCTSKRLVECEAEFRAAKASDPAFALSKSEQGHPLWGPVYKKLP; translated from the coding sequence ATGAGAACACTCTTCGGCACCGCCCTGGTTTCTGTGGCTCTGGCCGCCCTCACCGGCTGCGTCACCCAGCCCAAGCAGGCCCCGGTCGGTCTGCTCGACGTGATCTCCCGCCCGGCCGAAAAGGCGCTCCAGTCCGGCCTGCGCGCCTACGACGACGCCCAGTACGCCGACGCCGAGCGGCAGCTCAACAACGCGCTCAAGGCCGGCCTCGTGTCGCCGCGCGACCAGGCCGAGGCACACAAGGTGCTGGCCTTCATCTACTGCACCAGCAAGCGGCTGGTGGAGTGCGAAGCCGAATTTCGCGCCGCCAAGGCCTCCGATCCGGCCTTCGCGCTCAGCAAGTCGGAACAGGGTCACCCGCTGTGGGGCCCGGTTTACAAGAAGCTCCCGTAA
- the ybgC gene encoding tol-pal system-associated acyl-CoA thioesterase: MTAEARTFAHTLRIYWEDTDAGGVVFYANYLKFFERARTEWLRSLGFAQEALRAETGAIFIVSETRVRYLRPARLDDQLTVTVDVQHAGQASMTVAQVAWRGDERLAEGDIRIGCVDAQSFRPRRIPEPLLKVMDGYMGRGT; encoded by the coding sequence ATGACCGCTGAAGCCCGCACCTTCGCGCACACCCTGCGCATCTACTGGGAAGACACCGACGCCGGCGGCGTGGTGTTCTACGCCAACTACCTCAAGTTCTTCGAGCGCGCGCGCACCGAGTGGTTGCGCTCGCTCGGCTTTGCGCAGGAAGCCCTGCGCGCCGAGACCGGGGCGATCTTCATCGTCTCCGAGACCCGCGTGCGCTACCTGCGACCGGCCCGGCTCGACGACCAGCTCACCGTGACGGTCGACGTGCAGCACGCCGGCCAGGCCAGCATGACCGTGGCCCAGGTCGCCTGGCGCGGCGACGAGCGCCTGGCCGAGGGCGACATTCGCATCGGCTGCGTCGACGCGCAGAGCTTCCGGCCCCGGCGCATCCCCGAGCCTTTGCTCAAGGTGATGGACGGCTACATGGGCCGCGGAACCTGA
- the tolQ gene encoding protein TolQ, with translation MNQDFSIVSLVLHASFVVQLVMAGLLLVSLASWTVIFGKLFGLKKVRAVNEEFEREFWAGKNLNDLYNDAGRRAEGAPMERIFASGMREFLKLRERRVTDGGQLLDGSRRAMRASFQRELDVVEANLSFLATVGSVSPYVGLFGTVWGIMHAFVGLANLQQVSLATVAPGIAEALVATAIGLFAAIPAVIAYNRFARDIDRIAIQMETFIEEFSNILQRNASQPVSPQVTQPAPLR, from the coding sequence ATGAACCAAGACTTCTCCATCGTCAGCCTGGTGCTGCACGCGAGCTTCGTGGTGCAGCTCGTGATGGCCGGGCTGCTTCTGGTGTCGCTGGCGAGCTGGACGGTCATCTTCGGCAAGCTCTTCGGGCTGAAGAAGGTGCGCGCGGTGAACGAAGAATTCGAGCGCGAGTTCTGGGCCGGTAAAAACCTCAACGACCTGTACAACGACGCGGGAAGACGTGCAGAGGGCGCCCCGATGGAGCGCATCTTCGCCTCGGGCATGCGCGAGTTCCTGAAGCTGCGCGAGCGCCGCGTGACCGACGGTGGCCAGCTGCTCGATGGCTCGCGCCGCGCCATGCGTGCGAGCTTCCAGCGCGAGCTCGACGTGGTCGAGGCCAACCTCTCCTTCCTCGCGACCGTGGGTTCGGTCTCGCCCTATGTCGGCCTCTTCGGCACGGTGTGGGGGATCATGCATGCCTTCGTGGGCCTGGCGAACCTGCAGCAGGTGTCGCTCGCGACCGTCGCCCCTGGCATCGCCGAAGCGCTGGTCGCCACCGCCATCGGCCTCTTCGCCGCGATCCCGGCCGTGATCGCGTACAACCGCTTCGCGCGCGACATCGACCGCATCGCGATCCAGATGGAGACCTTCATCGAGGAGTTCTCCAACATCCTGCAACGCAACGCGAGCCAGCCGGTTTCGCCGCAGGTCACGCAGCCCGCGCCGCTGCGCTGA
- the tolR gene encoding protein TolR, with protein sequence MPAVMSGGRAGGRRRTINEINMVPFIDVMLVLLIIFMVSAPLITTGVVDLPSVGKSKQQPKKVIEVVVAKDETLRLRVDNKDVSTMTLKNLADRVSAAQGGDESAPVVISADKAVKYESVVRVMDLLQKAGVQRVGLSVKSNG encoded by the coding sequence ATGCCCGCCGTGATGTCTGGAGGCCGCGCCGGTGGGCGCCGCCGCACCATCAACGAAATCAACATGGTGCCCTTCATCGACGTGATGCTGGTGCTGCTCATCATCTTCATGGTGAGCGCCCCCCTCATCACGACCGGCGTGGTCGACCTGCCGAGCGTGGGCAAGAGCAAGCAGCAGCCCAAGAAGGTGATCGAGGTCGTGGTCGCGAAAGACGAGACGCTCCGCCTTCGCGTCGACAACAAGGACGTGAGCACGATGACGCTCAAGAACCTCGCCGACCGCGTGAGCGCCGCACAAGGCGGAGACGAGAGCGCCCCGGTGGTGATCTCGGCCGACAAGGCGGTGAAGTACGAATCGGTGGTGCGGGTGATGGACCTTCTGCAGAAGGCCGGCGTGCAGCGCGTGGGCCTGTCCGTGAAGAGCAACGGCTGA
- the tolA gene encoding cell envelope integrity protein TolA, with protein sequence MTVSTFDREDLMPKSADGTSRGMLFAVLVHVGLVIALTLGVSWKMSEPEGVEAELWAAVPQVAAQRDIAPEPPPKPTPKVEPKPEPKPEPKPEPKSRPDPQIAIEKAKQEKLKKKQEEEKREREEKEKEKLEKKRAQEEKAKLAKAEAERQKKLDDARDKNLARMREMMGEKVGSTTSTSSQTKGPSPSYAGKLRAAIYPNITFIRAVAGNPTADVQVQAAPDGTVIARRLVKSSGIPEWDEAVLDAITKTGKLPRDEDGSVPASITIGFRPQP encoded by the coding sequence ATGACGGTGTCGACCTTCGACCGCGAAGACCTGATGCCGAAGTCCGCCGACGGCACGAGCCGCGGCATGCTCTTCGCGGTGCTGGTGCACGTGGGCCTCGTGATCGCGCTGACGCTCGGCGTGAGCTGGAAGATGAGCGAGCCAGAAGGCGTGGAGGCCGAGTTGTGGGCCGCCGTGCCGCAGGTCGCCGCACAACGCGACATCGCCCCCGAGCCGCCGCCCAAGCCCACGCCAAAGGTCGAACCCAAGCCTGAGCCCAAGCCGGAACCGAAGCCCGAGCCCAAGTCGCGGCCCGATCCTCAGATTGCCATCGAGAAGGCCAAGCAGGAAAAGCTGAAGAAGAAGCAGGAAGAAGAAAAGCGCGAGCGCGAAGAGAAAGAGAAAGAGAAGCTCGAGAAGAAGCGCGCGCAGGAAGAGAAGGCCAAGCTCGCCAAGGCCGAGGCCGAACGCCAGAAGAAGCTCGACGATGCGCGCGACAAGAACCTCGCCCGCATGCGCGAGATGATGGGCGAGAAGGTCGGCTCCACGACGAGCACCTCATCGCAGACCAAGGGGCCGTCGCCCTCTTACGCCGGGAAGCTGCGCGCCGCCATCTACCCCAACATCACCTTCATCCGCGCCGTGGCCGGCAACCCGACGGCCGACGTGCAGGTGCAGGCCGCGCCCGACGGCACGGTGATCGCGCGCCGCCTGGTCAAGAGCAGCGGCATCCCCGAGTGGGACGAGGCGGTGCTCGACGCCATCACCAAGACCGGCAAGCTGCCGCGTGACGAAGACGGCTCGGTGCCGGCCAGCATCACCATCGGGTTCAGGCCGCAGCCCTGA
- a CDS encoding DoxX family protein, translating into MTTLAALAPLLRLWSRFVAALEALQPAAQLGARLYVAQVFFMSGLTKIHDWDTTLALFADEYQVPLLPPPVAAVMGTAGELVLPVLLLLGLGGRFAALGLSVVNAVAVLSLGEIAPAALQQHVFWGSLLLALVLWGPGKWSLDSLLAPRLAA; encoded by the coding sequence ATGACCACACTTGCCGCGCTGGCCCCGTTGTTGAGACTCTGGAGCCGCTTCGTCGCCGCACTCGAAGCGCTGCAGCCCGCGGCGCAGCTTGGCGCGCGGCTCTACGTCGCGCAGGTGTTCTTCATGTCGGGCCTGACCAAGATCCACGACTGGGACACGACGCTCGCGCTCTTTGCCGACGAGTACCAGGTGCCGCTGTTGCCCCCGCCCGTGGCGGCCGTGATGGGCACGGCCGGCGAGCTGGTGCTGCCAGTGTTGCTGTTGCTCGGCCTGGGTGGGCGCTTCGCGGCGCTTGGGCTCTCGGTGGTCAACGCGGTGGCGGTGCTGAGCCTCGGCGAGATCGCCCCGGCTGCGTTGCAACAGCACGTGTTCTGGGGCAGCCTCTTGCTCGCGCTGGTGTTGTGGGGGCCGGGGAAGTGGTCGCTCGACAGCCTGCTCGCGCCGCGGCTGGCTGCCTGA
- a CDS encoding DNA-binding domain-containing protein translates to MKTEAERQQALMAAILRRDDGASLHEWVAARPAGVTRGLQAYQANAGASAERALAAAYPTVQALVGEDSFAALSRAFWHAEPPARGDLAQFGAGLPAFIAASDQLADVPYLADVALLDWHLAESERALDAQIEAETLHQLTEVDPAQLHLLLMPGVAVLLSDYPIVSLWKAHRPVGDAAEHRTIARQRLDHGQGEEAVVWRLGWRAQADIVDAATARWMQSLLKGESLAAAFEHAGASFEFEPWLVQALQQQWLWRAMAETA, encoded by the coding sequence ATGAAGACCGAAGCCGAACGCCAGCAGGCGCTGATGGCGGCCATCCTGCGGCGCGACGACGGTGCGTCGTTGCACGAATGGGTGGCTGCGCGGCCGGCCGGTGTGACGCGTGGCCTTCAGGCCTACCAGGCCAACGCCGGGGCCTCGGCCGAGCGCGCGCTGGCGGCGGCGTATCCGACCGTGCAGGCCCTGGTCGGCGAAGACTCCTTTGCAGCGCTGTCGCGCGCCTTCTGGCATGCCGAGCCGCCCGCGCGCGGTGACCTCGCGCAGTTCGGGGCTGGCCTGCCAGCATTCATCGCGGCGAGCGATCAACTGGCCGACGTGCCTTACCTCGCCGATGTGGCGCTTCTCGACTGGCACCTGGCCGAATCCGAGCGCGCACTCGATGCGCAGATCGAAGCCGAGACGCTGCACCAGCTCACCGAGGTCGACCCGGCGCAGCTGCATCTCCTCTTGATGCCTGGCGTGGCGGTGCTGCTCAGCGACTACCCCATCGTGAGCCTGTGGAAGGCGCACCGGCCGGTCGGCGACGCGGCCGAACACCGCACGATTGCTCGCCAGCGGCTCGACCACGGGCAGGGTGAAGAGGCCGTCGTGTGGCGCTTGGGCTGGCGCGCACAGGCCGACATCGTCGACGCCGCGACGGCGCGCTGGATGCAGTCGCTGCTGAAGGGTGAGTCACTCGCCGCGGCGTTCGAACATGCCGGCGCAAGCTTCGAGTTTGAACCCTGGCTGGTGCAGGCGCTGCAACAGCAATGGCTGTGGCGGGCGATGGCCGAGACGGCGTGA